One genomic window of Salvelinus alpinus chromosome 9, SLU_Salpinus.1, whole genome shotgun sequence includes the following:
- the kti12 gene encoding protein KTI12 homolog isoform X1, giving the protein MAYHRYLFCRRARSREGGAFRHYTRTPYLTDYTFTSGFTPKIVEDSQNEKNVRGSLRAEAERRINKEDIVILDSLNYIKGYRYELFCLIKHTQTPHCLVYCLTSAEVSSTWNTERDVEEQYTQEILDALVLRFETPDSRNRWDSPLFTIQKEDTLPFEAISDAIFKRKAPPPNQSTQSQPLSSTNFLYELDKVTQDVLMAILNSQKTSVPGDLIAVPGATEKIELTRSLNMAELRKLRRQFISYTKMHPTENIGHIANMFVQYLNKSIH; this is encoded by the exons ATGGCGTACCACCGCTATTTATTTTGCAGGCGTGCGCGTTCACGCGAAGGGGGAGCTTTTCGGCACTACACTCGGACGCCATACCTGACCGACTATACATTCACCTCCGGCTTCACACCCAAGATTGTGGAAG ATTCTCAGAATGAGAAAAATGTAAGAGGATCTCTAAGAGCTGAAGCAGAGAG GAGAATCAACAAAGAGGATATTGTAATTCTGGATTCATTGAactatatcaaag GTTACAGATATGAACTTTTTTGTCtgatcaaacacacacagacgccTCACTGTCTG GTTTACTGTTTGACGTCAGCTGAAGTGAGCTCAACATGGAACACAGAAAGGGATGTTGAAGAGCAGTACACTCAGGAGAT CCTAGATGCGCTGGTGCTGAGATTTGAAACTCCAGACTCCAGGAACAGATGGGACAGCCCACTTTTCACCATTCAGAAAGAAGACACACTTCCATTTGAAGCCATCTCTGATGCCATCTTCAAAAGGAAGGCACCCCCTCCTAACCAGTCGACACAGAGT CAACCACTGTCATCTACAAACTTCTTGTATGAGCTGGACAAAGTCACGCAAGATGTGTTGATG GCAATTCTCAACTCCCAGAAGACAAGTGTTCCAGGGGATCTCATTGCTGTTCCAGGAGCTACAGAAAAG ATAGAACTGACCAGAAGTCTAAACATGGCAGAGCTCCGGAAACTACGACGCCAGTTCATCAGCTACACCAAGATGCACCCGACAGAGAATATTGGACACATTGCTAACATGTTTGTACAGTATCTAAACAAGAGTATACAttga
- the kti12 gene encoding protein KTI12 homolog isoform X2, translated as MPLIVMCGFPCSGKTRRAVELQEYFEQNTERKVHIVGDGKLGIEKNAVYADSQNEKNVRGSLRAEAERRINKEDIVILDSLNYIKGYRYELFCLIKHTQTPHCLVYCLTSAEVSSTWNTERDVEEQYTQEILDALVLRFETPDSRNRWDSPLFTIQKEDTLPFEAISDAIFKRKAPPPNQSTQSQPLSSTNFLYELDKVTQDVLMAILNSQKTSVPGDLIAVPGATEKIELTRSLNMAELRKLRRQFISYTKMHPTENIGHIANMFVQYLNKSIH; from the exons ATGCCGCTCATAGTAATGTGTGGTTTTCCATGTAGTGGCAAAACACGAAGAGCGGTGGAATTACAGGAATACTTTGAACAGAATACAGAGAGAAAGGTTCACATTGTAGGAGATGGAAAGTTGGGAATTGAGAAGAATGCTGTATACGCAG ATTCTCAGAATGAGAAAAATGTAAGAGGATCTCTAAGAGCTGAAGCAGAGAG GAGAATCAACAAAGAGGATATTGTAATTCTGGATTCATTGAactatatcaaag GTTACAGATATGAACTTTTTTGTCtgatcaaacacacacagacgccTCACTGTCTG GTTTACTGTTTGACGTCAGCTGAAGTGAGCTCAACATGGAACACAGAAAGGGATGTTGAAGAGCAGTACACTCAGGAGAT CCTAGATGCGCTGGTGCTGAGATTTGAAACTCCAGACTCCAGGAACAGATGGGACAGCCCACTTTTCACCATTCAGAAAGAAGACACACTTCCATTTGAAGCCATCTCTGATGCCATCTTCAAAAGGAAGGCACCCCCTCCTAACCAGTCGACACAGAGT CAACCACTGTCATCTACAAACTTCTTGTATGAGCTGGACAAAGTCACGCAAGATGTGTTGATG GCAATTCTCAACTCCCAGAAGACAAGTGTTCCAGGGGATCTCATTGCTGTTCCAGGAGCTACAGAAAAG ATAGAACTGACCAGAAGTCTAAACATGGCAGAGCTCCGGAAACTACGACGCCAGTTCATCAGCTACACCAAGATGCACCCGACAGAGAATATTGGACACATTGCTAACATGTTTGTACAGTATCTAAACAAGAGTATACAttga